GGGAACCTCATGCAGGTGCTCCATGCTGACGGTATGATCTTCGTGCTCCATGCTCTCGTGGAGTTCGGTCATGGCTACGTCGGCGGCGGCCGCCACCAGGGTGTCGTCGGCATCACCTTTATTGGTGATGGTCATGTAGACGGCGCTGTGATCGCCCGGCTCGCCGGGGTGCGCCCATACATCCTCGATGACCAGGCCCTGTTGGCCGTTATCCTCCCCGGCGCCGTTGTCGTCGCCGGCGGGGGCTTGTCCACCGCCGCAGGCGGCCAGAACCAGGGCCGCCGAAAGCAAGACCACGACAAGCAAAGACTTATTTCTCAACATGTCTCCCCTTCCCCTCCGCAGAGTCTTGGATTCAAAAAATCAACCGGCCAGAACTTCTTTGATGTCCTCAGCCATTCCCTGCACGTCGAAGTTGTGGAAATACAGCAGTTCCATGACGCCGTCGGGATTCACCAGGTAGACGTAGGAGCTGTGGGTGACCCAGTAATGGCCCTGCTCGCCGGCTTCGCCCTCCGCCGGAACCTGCTCCACGTAGACGTTGTAGTCCTGCCAGACCTGGACCAGGTCCGCCGGGTCGCCCGTCAGGCCGATGAATTCTTCATCGCCGAAGCGGGACACCATTTTTTGCAGGGCTTCCGGGGTGTCCCGGGCCGGGTCCACGCTCACGAAGACGAAGCGGGTCCGGTCGGCGGCCTCGCCCAGCTGCTCCTTGACCACCCGCAGCTGCCCCAAGGTGGCGGGGCAGACGTCGGGGCAGGTGGTGTAGCCGAAGAACAGGACCACGGCGTTGCCCTGCTGCTCCGACAGGCGGAAGGAATTGCCGTGCTGGTCTATCAGTTCAAAGTCGGGTGCCGGTTTCGGCGGGTTGATGCGCACGGCGGCCGTCGCCCCGTTCATGCCGGCCTCGTCCTGGCCTTGGTCGTTCTGGGCGCCTGACCCGCACGCCGCCAGGACCAGCAGGGCCAGCAGCAGGAGCAGGATGATGGACGCCGGCCGCTGCATGCCATTGTTTCTGCCGTTCCCTTTACGAATGCGCATTTGATCCCTCGCTTCCCTAGACACTCGCCCCCAGTGTAACAATGCCCGGGCGGCAATTCCATCGAGCCGAAACCCGATTGTAATGGGAATTCGCCTACGGACTCCTCGGTCCGGGCAGGAAAAGGGCAGGGTGGCAAGGAATTCCCGGCCTGGTCCCTTAGTCGAAGCTCCGCCTCGGAGGAGGATGGGCGCCCATTGGCCAGATCAAAGCTGCCCCTTCTGTTTGTACTGCTGCTGGCTGTTTTCCTGGCGGCCTGCTCACCGGCGGGCACGCCCGCAGATGAAGGGGCGCCCTCCCAGGATTTGCCGTCCGACGACGGCCCCGCCATTACCGTAGCTATGAGCGGCACCACCGGCCGCAGGCTTCAGGACCTGTTGCGGCTGGACCCCGAGGCCGCTCCCTACCAGATTCAAGTCCAAGCTCCCGGGGTGGAAGATTTCCGCTTGGCCTATGTAACCGACAAAGGACAACGGTGGCACCTGGCCGCCGAGGCCGCCGGCGCCGGCTTGTGGCAGGCCTCCCTGTCGTCCCTGGAGATCGGCGAGGACGACCGGGCGGGCTGGCTGCTGGTGACGGGCCGGCGGGCGGGCCGGCCGGTGGAGCATGTGGTCCGCCTGGAAGCCGGCGCCCAGCATGCTGAGGTGGAGTCGGCCGCCCGGCGCTTATCGTCGGCCCTCCTGGCCGGCCGCCGGGAGGAAGCCGAAGCCCTTTTCAGCCGGGATACTGTCAATTGGATACCTCCCGACGGGTCCAATCGGCCTTACAGCAACTTCGCCCTGCTGGATACCGCCTCGGGCTGGCCCCTGCTCCAATGGCAGCAGGAGGGATACGCCTTCCGGTCCCTGGACCCGGTGGCCCAAGTAGTCCGGTCCGACGTGGACGAATTGGAGGGGCGGGCCACGGTGCAGTTGTCCTTCAGGATGGAGGCGGAGGCTCCCGAGGGCGACAAGTCCCTTTGGCTCATCGAGGAGCAGGTGGAATTCCAGCGGGAAAGCGGCGAGTGGGCGGTGGTGGAGCTTTTCCGCACCGGCACCCCCTTGGCCCGGGACGGCAGCCAGGGCTGGCGCAGCGCCTGGCGGGAAATGGCGGCGGGTGAAGAGGGGGTTGAGGTGGACGGCGCCCAGCGCATCGGGCCTTTCAGCACCTTGGTCTGGGACGAGGACGCGGCGTGGGATCCCCAGGGCCGGAAGCTGGTTTTCCTGGCGGAAAATTTCGGCCAGACGGAAGTGTGGCAGGTGGAGCCCCGGACCCAGGAGGCCCGCCGCCTCTTGACGGTGCACCGGAACCGGGTTCCCCGGGGCCGGGATGCCCTGGTCAGGCTGCTGGGCTGGTACGACCAAGGCGGGCGCAGCGAGCCCCTGGTCATGGTCAGCTTCCTCCAGACCGATTCTGAGCGGCTGGGGGAGGAGGGCATCCGCATCCTGGCCCTGTCCGACGAGGGCCCCTGGGAACTGCTCTGGCTGCCCCAGGACGACCTGGGCGAACTGGACTGGTATCACGCAGTTTACGACACTCCCAACCCCAACGAAAAAATCTTGGTCAACGGCGGCACGGTGCTCCGGCTGGACCTAGCCGGGGGAGAGGTGGAGGTGCTGCTGGAGGGCCTGCCCAACAACTACTTGATCCCCATCCGGGTGGGGCCGGCGGGCCGGCTGGTTACCTACTATCCCGAGCCGGGGAGTGATCCCCCGCGCATCGGCTTGGTGGACTTGACAACAGGGGAGCGGGGCGAGACGACCACCATTCCCGGTCACTGGATCGGTCGCGGGGGGTTTGCGCCCCAGGACGGCCTGATGCTGGTGCTCCACGCCCTGCCCGGCGAGGTGGACCCGGGGGAGGTGGGGGTGCCTAACGCCCTCATCGGCATGAGCCTGGTGGACGGCCAAGGCCGCATGGCGGCCTGGCTGGATGCCTCCGGCCGGGCGGCCACGGCGGGCGGGGCCGGCCCGGGAAGCGGGGGCCCCGTGCCGCCCCCGTGGCTGACGGAGGATGTCTTCGGTCCGTGGCGCCTGCATCCCCACCGGGAATGGTCGCCCCAGGGAGACGCCCTGGCAGTGGTCACCGGGCTGCAGTCCCTGGACAGCGGCAACGGCGACGGGTTTGCCGCCAGCCGGCTCCTGCTTTGGGAGCCCTCCACCGCCAAGGTACGGGAAATAGCCCAATTGGACGGGCGGCCCGTGGCCTTCCTGGAGTGGCTGGTGGATCCCAACGATGCCGCCAACTCCATCATCGCCCTTTGGAGCGAATATGACCCCGAAGAGGGGCGCTGGCAGGGGATCGGCTTCGACCCCGTCGAGGGAGGGCCCGGCCGTCCCTTGAGCCGCCCCGACGGGGTGGG
This DNA window, taken from Sphingobacteriaceae bacterium, encodes the following:
- a CDS encoding copper chaperone PCu(A)C, which gives rise to MLRNKSLLVVVLLSAALVLAACGGGQAPAGDDNGAGEDNGQQGLVIEDVWAHPGEPGDHSAVYMTITNKGDADDTLVAAAADVAMTELHESMEHEDHTVSMEHLHEVPIPAGETVVFEPGGLHIMLMDLNEELAAGDTFQLTLTFAEAGEVVVEVTVR
- a CDS encoding SCO family protein; protein product: MQRPASIILLLLLALLVLAACGSGAQNDQGQDEAGMNGATAAVRINPPKPAPDFELIDQHGNSFRLSEQQGNAVVLFFGYTTCPDVCPATLGQLRVVKEQLGEAADRTRFVFVSVDPARDTPEALQKMVSRFGDEEFIGLTGDPADLVQVWQDYNVYVEQVPAEGEAGEQGHYWVTHSSYVYLVNPDGVMELLYFHNFDVQGMAEDIKEVLAG